The Musa acuminata AAA Group cultivar baxijiao chromosome BXJ2-2, Cavendish_Baxijiao_AAA, whole genome shotgun sequence genome has a segment encoding these proteins:
- the LOC103974752 gene encoding UDP-glucuronic acid decarboxylase 2, which yields MASELIYRGHDAAHTPTSGGAGYTPKPEKRLLWFSRPLRYLIREQRLAFLLVGMALATLFFALAPSSSPSSYSSATAAELALRSAMELARFGEHHRHRAAFEAATSRGFVGGKVPLGIKRKGLRIVVTGGAGFVGSHLVDRLIARGDSVIVVDNFFTGRKENVMHHFGNPNFELIRHDVVEPLLLEVDQIYHLACPASPVHYKFNPVKTIISNVVGTLNMLGLAKRVGARFLLTSTSEVYGDPLQHPQVETYWGNVNPIGVRSCYDEGKRTAETLTMDYHRGAQVEVRIARIFNTYGPRMCIDDGRVVSNFVAQALRKEPLTVYGDGKQTRSFQYVSDLVEGLMRLMEGEHVGPFNLGNPGEFTMLELANVVQETIDPNAKIEFRPNTEDDPHKRKPDITRAKELLGWEPKIPLRQGLPLMVSDFRKRIFGDHFDVNPSTTTTSTATGTGFS from the exons ATGGCCTCCGAGCTCATCTACCGCGGCCATGACGCCGCCCACACGCCGACGAGCGGCGGCGCCGGGTACACACCCAAGCCGGAGAAGCGGCTGCTCTGGTTCTCACGCCCGCTCCGCTACCTTATTCGGGAGCAGCGCCTCGCCTTCCTACTCGTAGGCATGGCCCTTGCCACCCTCTTCTTCGCCCTCGCTCCCTCCTCTTCCCCCTCCTCCTACTCCTCCGCCACGGCGGCCGAGCTGGCCCTCCGCTCGGCGATGGAGCTGGCGAGATTCGGCGAGCACCACCGCCACAGGGCGGCGTTCGAGGCGGCGACGTCTAGGGGCTTCGTTGGGGGGAAGGTGCCGCTGGGAATCAAGCGGAAGGGGCTCCGCATCGTGGTAACTGGCGGGGCCGGCTTCGTGGGGAGCCACCTGGTGGACCGGCTGATCGCTCGTGGGGACAGCGTCATCGTGGTGGACAACTTCTTCACGGGGCGGAAGGAGAACGTGATGCACCACTTCGGGAACCCCAACTTCGAGCTCATCCGCCACGACGTCGTCGAGCCGCTGCTGCTCGAGGTCGACCAGATCTACCACCTCGCTTGCCCCGCCTCCCCAGTCCACTACAAGTTCAACCCCGTCAAGACCATCAtatc CAATGTGGTGGGAACTCTCAACATGCTTGGCCTGGCCAAGAGAGTGGGAGCCAGGTTCCTCCTCACCAGCACCAGTGAAGTCTATGGTGATCCATTACAGCACCCTCAAGTTGAGACCTACTGGGGCAATGTCAATCCCATTG GTGTTAGGAGCTGCTACGATGAAGGCAAGCGCACCGCCGAGACACTGACAATGGACTACCACCGTGGTGCCCAAGTCGAG GTGAGGATTGCTCGGATCTTTAACACTTACGGGCCTCGCATGTGCATTGATGATGGCCGGGTTGTCAGCAATTTTGTTGCTCAG GCCTTGAGGAAGGAGCCATTAACGGTTTATGGGGATGGAAAGCAGACAAGGAGCTTCCAATATGTATCTGATCTG GTGGAGGGGCTGATGAGGCTGATGGAAGGTGAACATGTTGGCCCATTCAACTTGGGCAACCCTGGAGAGTTTACGATGCTGGAGCTTGCAAATGTGGTGCAGGAAACCATCGATCCCAATGCGAAAATTGAGTTCCGTCCCAACACCGAGGACGACCCCCACAAGCGCAAGCCTGACATCACCAGGGCCAAGGAACTGCTTGGCTGGGAGCCCAAGATCCCTCTCCGCCAAGGTCTTCCGCTGATGGTCTCTGACTTCCGCAAGCGTATATTTGGTGATCATTTTGACGTGAATCCATCCACCACTACCACTTCAACAGCCACTGGCACAGGATTCTCTTAA